In Octopus sinensis unplaced genomic scaffold, ASM634580v1 Contig14508, whole genome shotgun sequence, the following proteins share a genomic window:
- the LOC118761515 gene encoding uncharacterized protein LOC118761515 — protein MPDTRHQTADSRHQIPDARHKTPDVRQQIPDTRCQTPDTRRQTADTRHQVPDTRHQAPDARQQTADSRHQIPDARHQTPDVRQQIPDTRCQTPGTRHQMPDSRQQTADTRR, from the exons ATGCCAGACACCAGACACCAGACAGCAGACAGCAGACATCAGATACCAGACGCTAGACACAAGACACCAGACGTCAGACAGCAGATACCAGACACCAGGTGCCAGACACCAG ACACCAGACGTCAGACAGCAGATACCAGACACCAGGTGCCAGACACCAGGCACCAGGCACCAGATGCCAGACAGCAGACAGCAGACAGCAGACACCAGATACCAGACGCTAGACACCAGACACCAGACGTCAGACAGCAGATACCAGACACCAGGTGCCAGACACCAGGCACCAGGCACCAGATGCCAGACAGCAGACAGCAGACAGCAGATACCAGACGCTAG